A genomic region of Salinibacterium sp. NK8237 contains the following coding sequences:
- a CDS encoding substrate-binding domain-containing protein: protein MRVTKPFIAAAAMAASALVLSGCSIDGADSSSSNPEITVAGCEGATVAYITSATSVSFWRSLSVGIQDAAAEASAEVTVYDSDNSQSKQLQNAQDAITAGVDAIILSPTDTASAPAVLDAASAAGVPVIIADIGTDSGDYVSLIKTDNVAAAEGAGEELVAALQAAGFDEGEVGIIGISQTRQNGKDRTEGFTGPVEAAGYTIVPLLESAEYTRSESLGFTQDLLAGHPDLLGIFTEHDEATQGALTAIDGADSPIVVGFDGSPDTLASIKAGDVAAAAMQQPVLMGQEAFTAACSFLDGETVDAEISVETILVTTENVLDIEDQVQDTVFKE, encoded by the coding sequence ATGCGTGTAACTAAACCCTTCATCGCCGCAGCGGCAATGGCAGCGTCAGCACTGGTGCTGTCCGGCTGTTCCATCGATGGAGCTGACTCAAGTAGTTCCAACCCTGAGATCACTGTTGCGGGGTGTGAAGGCGCAACTGTTGCGTACATCACCTCCGCCACGAGCGTCTCCTTCTGGCGTTCGCTTTCGGTCGGCATCCAGGATGCGGCTGCAGAAGCCAGCGCTGAGGTCACCGTCTATGACTCAGACAACAGCCAGAGCAAGCAGCTTCAGAATGCTCAGGATGCGATCACTGCTGGCGTTGACGCCATCATCTTGTCGCCCACCGACACAGCGTCGGCTCCGGCCGTGCTGGATGCCGCTTCTGCTGCCGGCGTTCCCGTGATCATCGCCGACATCGGCACCGATAGCGGCGACTATGTCTCGCTGATCAAGACCGACAACGTTGCTGCAGCTGAGGGCGCCGGCGAAGAACTCGTCGCAGCCCTTCAGGCAGCAGGCTTCGACGAGGGCGAAGTAGGCATCATCGGCATCTCGCAAACTCGCCAAAACGGCAAGGACCGCACCGAGGGATTCACCGGGCCTGTCGAAGCAGCCGGTTACACGATCGTTCCGCTGCTCGAGTCGGCTGAATACACCCGTTCTGAGAGCCTCGGCTTCACTCAGGACCTGCTGGCCGGCCACCCCGACCTCCTCGGTATCTTCACTGAGCACGACGAAGCTACCCAGGGCGCACTGACGGCTATCGACGGAGCAGACTCCCCCATCGTTGTCGGCTTCGACGGCAGCCCCGACACTCTGGCATCCATTAAGGCTGGCGATGTAGCCGCTGCGGCAATGCAGCAGCCGGTATTGATGGGTCAAGAAGCATTCACCGCCGCGTGCAGCTTCCTCGATGGCGAAACCGTTGATGCAGAAATCAGCGTAGAAACGATCTTGGTCACGACCGAGAACGTGCTCGACATCGAAGACCAAGTACAAGACACCGTCTTCAAAGAATAG
- a CDS encoding triose-phosphate isomerase family protein, with amino-acid sequence MNSLSSVTPVQVGVSLKMYFSHQRTIEWCTAVAEIARTHDAVLSGAAELFVIPTFPSIPAAQQILNGLARVGAQNLSTEDAGALTGEVSGSVLAEVGCTVVEVGHAERRSLFGETDDIVRAKIAAALRNNLRPVLCIGEAAQATPAEAATECIRQLDDAVRDADTHDHQGPITIAYEPHWAIGAPEPASAGHIQAVCTRLREYAHTLTLHAGSTVIYGGSAGPGLLTELAGTVDGLFLGRFAHDPAAIRSILDEIGRITVDRRSGHSAVAGL; translated from the coding sequence GTGAACAGTCTCAGCAGCGTCACGCCGGTGCAGGTAGGCGTGAGCTTGAAGATGTACTTCAGTCATCAACGCACTATTGAGTGGTGCACTGCGGTCGCGGAGATCGCACGCACTCACGACGCCGTGCTGTCGGGCGCTGCTGAGCTGTTCGTTATACCCACGTTCCCGTCTATCCCCGCGGCGCAGCAGATACTGAATGGTCTTGCCCGAGTGGGAGCTCAAAATCTCAGCACAGAGGATGCCGGTGCCCTTACCGGCGAAGTCAGTGGCAGTGTTCTTGCCGAAGTCGGCTGCACAGTAGTTGAAGTCGGCCATGCGGAGCGACGGAGCCTCTTCGGCGAGACCGACGATATTGTGCGGGCAAAAATAGCGGCAGCGTTGCGCAACAACTTGCGCCCGGTGCTGTGTATCGGAGAGGCAGCTCAGGCGACTCCTGCCGAGGCCGCAACTGAGTGCATCCGACAGTTGGATGACGCGGTGAGGGATGCAGATACCCACGACCACCAGGGTCCGATCACGATCGCGTATGAGCCGCACTGGGCTATTGGTGCGCCAGAGCCAGCATCGGCCGGGCACATTCAGGCGGTCTGCACTCGTCTGCGCGAGTATGCTCACACGCTCACGCTCCACGCCGGCTCGACGGTCATTTATGGCGGAAGCGCCGGGCCAGGACTCTTGACCGAACTCGCCGGCACCGTTGATGGACTTTTCCTCGGGAGATTTGCACACGATCCGGCTGCCATCCGATCGATCCTCGATGAAATAGGTAGAATCACTGTCGACCGCAGATCCGGCCACTCTGCCGTGGCCGGTCTCTAG
- a CDS encoding sugar phosphate isomerase/epimerase family protein, which translates to MSAFTAETWPITSCMLGLDTTTRDGTSAQVAGPEFWKKQLTKIANQGFTNVELSDAWLKPALLSSSERAELVSIAADLGLKIPSVHIQRVSVIEPGKEAENLAYQHASIEAAAEMGISVYSTGLHQPFNQAQREALWFWNGQGPIDPVGDTEVWNLAVTRIRELALHAQDLGMITSLEMYEDTYLGSSDSAVRFVQDVGTDLVGINPDVGNLVRLHREVEDWRETYAKTLPYANYWHLKNYTRDEAVDHSYYATAPSTLRDGVINYREVVELAVSLGYSGILTCEHYGGDSISVCGENQRHLRGLLAETLAG; encoded by the coding sequence GTGTCCGCTTTTACCGCCGAGACTTGGCCCATCACCAGCTGCATGCTGGGGTTGGATACCACCACACGCGATGGAACATCTGCCCAGGTTGCTGGCCCAGAGTTCTGGAAGAAGCAGCTAACCAAGATCGCGAATCAAGGTTTCACCAATGTGGAGCTGTCGGATGCGTGGCTGAAGCCTGCCTTGCTGAGCAGCAGCGAGCGTGCCGAGCTTGTTTCCATCGCAGCAGACCTGGGGTTGAAGATCCCGTCGGTTCATATCCAGCGCGTCAGCGTCATCGAGCCGGGTAAGGAAGCCGAAAACTTGGCTTACCAGCACGCCTCAATTGAGGCTGCTGCTGAGATGGGCATCAGCGTCTATTCGACAGGGTTGCACCAGCCGTTCAATCAGGCTCAGCGTGAGGCTCTCTGGTTCTGGAATGGCCAGGGGCCAATCGATCCGGTCGGCGACACCGAGGTGTGGAACTTGGCGGTCACGCGCATCCGGGAGCTCGCTCTCCACGCGCAAGACCTCGGCATGATCACCTCGCTCGAAATGTATGAAGACACCTACCTCGGCAGTTCAGATAGCGCTGTGCGCTTCGTTCAGGATGTCGGCACCGACCTCGTAGGCATCAATCCAGATGTTGGAAACCTCGTTCGCCTCCACCGTGAAGTTGAAGACTGGCGCGAAACGTACGCCAAGACTCTGCCCTACGCCAACTACTGGCACCTCAAGAACTACACCCGCGATGAGGCAGTCGACCACTCGTATTACGCAACTGCCCCGAGCACGTTGCGTGACGGCGTCATCAACTACCGCGAGGTAGTAGAACTCGCAGTTTCGCTGGGATACAGCGGAATTCTTACATGTGAGCACTATGGTGGCGATTCGATCAGCGTATGTGGCGAAAACCAACGCCACCTGCGTGGGCTGCTTGCCGAAACTCTGGCAGGCTAG
- a CDS encoding ribose-5-phosphate isomerase: protein MSTTWRVVIGSDEAGFDYKEIIKRDLENNPLVTSVVDVGVSAEASQNYPGVAIAAAEIVAAGDADRAVLICGTGLGVAIAANKVAGIRAVTAHDSFSVERSILSNDAQILCMGQRVVGLELARRNVREWLTYEFDTASASNDKVQEISAYENA, encoded by the coding sequence ATGTCCACGACATGGCGCGTTGTTATCGGCTCAGACGAGGCCGGATTCGACTACAAAGAGATCATCAAGCGCGATCTGGAGAACAACCCGTTAGTCACTTCGGTGGTCGACGTTGGAGTCTCGGCTGAGGCTTCACAGAACTACCCTGGCGTGGCAATTGCGGCTGCCGAGATCGTGGCGGCGGGCGATGCTGACCGCGCTGTCCTCATTTGCGGAACGGGGCTCGGCGTCGCGATTGCCGCGAACAAGGTTGCGGGCATCCGTGCGGTCACCGCGCATGATTCGTTCTCGGTTGAACGAAGCATCCTCTCTAATGATGCGCAGATCTTGTGCATGGGCCAGCGTGTAGTTGGCCTCGAACTTGCGCGCCGCAACGTGCGCGAATGGCTCACCTACGAGTTCGACACTGCAAGTGCCTCGAACGACAAGGTGCAAGAGATCTCTGCCTACGAGAACGCCTAA
- a CDS encoding GntR family transcriptional regulator, protein MTTDSLFTSNSSPSIERRGLRDHVYDRVLDVLLGPGVEPGSRLSIDTIARDLGVSPTPVREALVQLERTGLVTRVANKGYTVAEPLAADQLEALFDARLVLESGSAAIAARNPETLLPILEKALAQHVKLTAAVHDASLVGEIPLELLRDYFAADWNFHHLIFEHTHNPFLIDMSEAISTRVHRMRQTVATGVSDAEEATVEHRAILDAFPDGPEAVEAAMRSHILKVRDRARDDSIR, encoded by the coding sequence ATGACGACCGATTCGCTGTTCACATCGAACTCGTCACCCTCAATCGAGCGCCGCGGACTGCGCGACCACGTTTATGACCGCGTGCTCGACGTTCTCTTAGGGCCCGGAGTCGAACCAGGCTCCCGCCTCTCAATCGACACGATTGCTCGAGACCTTGGTGTCTCCCCCACTCCCGTTCGAGAAGCCCTTGTGCAGCTGGAACGCACCGGCCTCGTCACTCGAGTGGCCAACAAGGGGTACACCGTTGCTGAGCCGCTGGCCGCCGACCAGCTCGAAGCACTGTTCGACGCTCGGCTCGTGCTCGAGTCAGGTTCTGCCGCCATCGCTGCCCGCAATCCCGAGACACTCCTCCCCATTCTTGAGAAGGCACTCGCCCAGCACGTGAAGCTCACCGCAGCCGTTCACGACGCCTCGCTGGTTGGCGAGATTCCGTTGGAGTTGCTGCGCGATTACTTCGCCGCCGACTGGAACTTTCACCACCTTATTTTTGAGCACACGCACAACCCGTTCCTCATTGATATGTCTGAAGCGATCTCTACGCGCGTTCATCGGATGCGTCAGACCGTCGCCACCGGCGTGAGCGATGCTGAGGAGGCGACAGTGGAACACCGCGCCATCCTCGACGCGTTCCCTGACGGCCCCGAGGCGGTCGAGGCTGCCATGCGCAGCCACATCCTTAAAGTGCGCGATCGTGCCCGCGACGACTCCATTCGCTAA
- a CDS encoding sugar ABC transporter ATP-binding protein, translated as MTVNIPLLEASGIQKSYGATRALAGVNFDIGRGEVVALVGENGAGKSTLGKILAGATEMDEGTVSVNGKPVSFRSTKDALDHGVAIVLQEFNLIPEMTVAENLFLTRSSGYRWGWWKSRKSQVDQASHAIADAYMDFGIDPEALVSELSVAQQQIVEIIRSLSVDAQLFILDEPSAALGRRETDSLLQLIRRLREDGRSVIIVTHRLDEVYAVADRIFVLRDGVARGEFDPATTSTDDLVAAMVGRALDKEMHEARTIQVPGEAVLTVDKLVVQGTSSECSFQVRRGEIVGVAGLVGSGRTELIRAIFGADPAISGTVALGGTSGVIRSPLAAVRAGAAMVSEDRKTLGLHTALTIHDNVVLSYLAKHGRFWLNRKKLDADVAQQVSDLRIKIGGSWLEAGVLSGGNQQKVVLAKWLLSKPDLLILDEPTRGIDVGARAEFYRVVDDLVAQGMAVLMVSSEMPEVLALSDRVLVMSKGAIVTELTREEATEERILSFTEVMATA; from the coding sequence ATGACTGTTAACATTCCGCTCCTCGAAGCTTCGGGGATTCAGAAGAGCTACGGTGCCACGCGCGCTCTGGCCGGTGTCAACTTTGACATCGGCCGGGGCGAGGTCGTCGCACTGGTCGGAGAGAATGGCGCCGGCAAGTCAACGCTCGGCAAGATTCTTGCTGGCGCGACTGAGATGGATGAGGGCACGGTTTCCGTGAACGGCAAGCCAGTCTCTTTCCGCTCGACTAAAGACGCTCTCGACCATGGTGTTGCGATCGTTCTGCAAGAGTTCAATCTCATTCCTGAGATGACTGTGGCAGAGAACTTATTTCTCACGCGCTCTTCCGGCTACCGCTGGGGTTGGTGGAAGAGCCGCAAGTCGCAGGTTGACCAGGCGTCGCACGCTATCGCCGACGCCTACATGGATTTCGGCATTGATCCCGAAGCGTTGGTTTCTGAGCTGAGTGTGGCCCAGCAGCAGATCGTCGAGATCATCCGTTCACTTTCGGTGGATGCTCAACTCTTCATTCTCGATGAGCCCTCCGCCGCTCTTGGCCGCCGCGAGACAGATTCGCTGCTTCAGCTCATTCGTCGTCTTCGCGAAGATGGCCGTTCGGTCATCATCGTCACGCACCGTCTTGATGAGGTCTATGCGGTTGCTGACCGCATCTTCGTTCTTCGCGATGGCGTAGCGCGCGGAGAGTTTGATCCTGCGACCACCAGCACCGACGATCTCGTCGCGGCAATGGTGGGGCGTGCGCTCGATAAGGAGATGCACGAGGCACGCACCATCCAAGTTCCGGGCGAAGCTGTGCTCACGGTCGACAAACTTGTCGTTCAGGGCACGTCATCCGAGTGCTCCTTTCAGGTTCGCCGCGGCGAAATTGTGGGTGTCGCTGGGCTCGTGGGTTCCGGCCGTACCGAGCTGATTCGCGCTATTTTCGGGGCAGACCCGGCCATAAGCGGAACGGTTGCTTTGGGCGGCACGTCGGGTGTCATCCGCTCGCCGCTCGCTGCCGTACGCGCCGGTGCTGCCATGGTTTCTGAAGACCGCAAGACTCTTGGCCTCCACACCGCGCTCACCATTCACGACAATGTGGTGCTCTCCTATTTGGCGAAGCACGGCAGGTTTTGGCTCAACCGCAAGAAACTTGACGCGGATGTCGCCCAGCAGGTGAGCGATCTGCGTATCAAGATCGGCGGAAGCTGGTTAGAAGCCGGTGTGCTCAGCGGCGGTAACCAGCAGAAAGTTGTGTTGGCGAAGTGGCTGCTCTCGAAGCCAGATCTGCTGATTCTGGATGAACCGACGCGAGGAATCGACGTGGGTGCTCGGGCCGAGTTCTACCGTGTGGTTGACGATCTTGTCGCTCAGGGCATGGCGGTGCTGATGGTATCGTCCGAGATGCCTGAAGTGCTGGCACTCTCTGACCGCGTGCTTGTGATGAGCAAGGGCGCGATTGTCACGGAGCTCACTAGAGAAGAAGCGACCGAGGAACGAATTCTGTCCTTCACCGAGGTAATGGCCACCGCGTAA
- a CDS encoding cyclase family protein, translating to MALPTGTIVDLTLLLAEELPCTWPGHMPYQQKTFNFFEDGGTTEAHLQSHCGSYQTRWLLIDEHTGTHMDAPAHFLPGSHTGIDGASEVGDITAEHVPLEQLMGPAVVIDVEFLLDAEMAPGVSPAITAEHIRDFEREHGEISAGDIVLFRARWDEKHYRTGLDGRAYAHDGVILKTGPAWPAPIAETLDYLTAKGVRCVGTDGPSMGSAHDGGGVHLAGLGNGAVFIEALGHLGALPTRGADFVFAPLKVARGTGAPGRAFAFV from the coding sequence ATGGCTCTCCCTACCGGCACAATTGTTGATCTGACCCTTCTTCTGGCAGAGGAACTCCCCTGCACTTGGCCGGGCCACATGCCCTATCAACAGAAGACGTTCAACTTCTTTGAAGACGGTGGAACCACCGAGGCACACCTGCAATCTCATTGCGGCAGCTACCAAACGCGGTGGCTCCTCATTGACGAGCACACGGGAACCCATATGGATGCGCCTGCGCACTTCCTGCCGGGTTCCCACACCGGCATCGACGGAGCGTCTGAGGTCGGCGACATCACCGCAGAACATGTTCCTTTGGAGCAGTTGATGGGCCCCGCCGTCGTCATCGACGTCGAGTTCTTGTTGGATGCTGAGATGGCGCCCGGCGTCAGCCCGGCCATCACGGCAGAGCACATCCGCGATTTCGAGCGGGAGCACGGTGAGATCTCCGCCGGCGACATCGTGCTGTTTCGCGCCCGCTGGGACGAAAAGCATTACCGCACTGGCCTCGACGGACGCGCGTACGCGCATGACGGCGTGATCTTGAAGACCGGCCCGGCCTGGCCCGCACCCATCGCCGAAACTCTCGACTACCTCACTGCCAAGGGTGTGCGCTGTGTCGGCACCGACGGCCCCAGCATGGGATCTGCGCACGACGGCGGCGGCGTTCACCTCGCGGGCCTCGGCAACGGTGCAGTCTTCATCGAAGCTCTCGGCCACCTCGGCGCGCTGCCTACCCGTGGCGCAGACTTCGTGTTCGCACCGCTCAAAGTTGCGCGCGGCACCGGCGCTCCGGGGCGCGCGTTCGCGTTCGTCTAG
- a CDS encoding SDR family oxidoreductase, protein MDLNNRRGIITGAGQGIGQAIALEFAAKGAHLLLVGRKEATLQETADLVKNAGGTSEILVQDLGQADGAQNVADAVKSWDTIDLLVNNAGNVRAGRLEESTAAEATAMIDLNLTAPVLLTQALLPQLRTSGSANGSLILNISSEIALVAMPFYAVYAATKSGLAAFGEAMRRELHGTGVHVATVYPGATDTDMMSSQNADWERRPVSDVVAQVMTGLASDEHEINASAPDGRGMQELNASNPLAVDAAMAPGLAEMEAAVKDHNSI, encoded by the coding sequence ATGGATCTCAACAACCGTCGCGGAATCATCACCGGAGCTGGCCAAGGAATTGGTCAGGCTATCGCCCTCGAATTCGCTGCCAAGGGTGCACACCTGCTGCTCGTTGGCCGCAAGGAAGCTACCTTGCAGGAGACTGCCGACCTCGTAAAGAACGCGGGTGGAACGTCCGAAATTCTGGTTCAAGACCTCGGGCAAGCGGATGGCGCGCAGAACGTTGCTGACGCCGTGAAGTCGTGGGACACCATCGACCTTCTCGTCAATAACGCCGGCAACGTGCGTGCTGGACGACTCGAAGAGTCCACCGCCGCAGAGGCCACGGCGATGATCGACCTCAACCTCACCGCACCCGTGCTGCTTACGCAGGCACTGTTGCCGCAGCTTCGCACCAGCGGTTCCGCCAACGGAAGCCTCATCCTGAACATCTCGAGCGAGATCGCCCTTGTCGCGATGCCGTTCTACGCCGTCTATGCGGCCACCAAGTCTGGTCTGGCCGCGTTCGGTGAAGCGATGCGTCGTGAGCTGCACGGCACTGGCGTGCACGTTGCCACGGTTTACCCCGGTGCCACGGACACCGACATGATGAGCAGCCAGAACGCTGACTGGGAGCGCCGCCCCGTTTCTGACGTCGTCGCTCAGGTCATGACCGGACTTGCCTCAGACGAGCACGAGATCAACGCATCGGCACCCGACGGCCGCGGAATGCAGGAGCTCAACGCATCCAACCCCCTCGCTGTCGACGCAGCTATGGCGCCAGGGCTTGCTGAAATGGAAGCCGCTGTGAAGGACCACAACAGCATTTAG
- a CDS encoding carbohydrate kinase family protein, giving the protein MQFALEEHKAIGGASAGKALHLAALGHKVTCHIAVGDDAASIRLRSVLESAGIELACVTVPGASERHLNLMTHAGERVSVYLSTPTFAEPDVAQFRTLAEGAEALVMDLSETSRSLLPESVVSGIPIWTDLHDYDGHSDFHEPFVQAASHLFMNAEGMPDPLPFMRVRVNAGATVVVCTLGSEGAMAVDADGLHRVDSAPAEIRDTNGAGDAFFAGFLHATLSGASTDEALASAAAQAVVALESKHLHPCVEDALA; this is encoded by the coding sequence ATGCAGTTCGCGCTGGAGGAACACAAAGCCATCGGCGGCGCTTCCGCCGGCAAGGCGCTGCACTTGGCCGCGCTGGGCCACAAAGTCACCTGTCACATAGCGGTGGGTGACGACGCCGCATCTATCCGGCTGCGCTCCGTTCTCGAGTCTGCCGGGATCGAGCTGGCTTGCGTTACCGTTCCCGGCGCTAGCGAACGGCATCTGAATTTGATGACCCACGCTGGCGAGCGAGTGTCGGTCTACCTGTCGACTCCCACGTTCGCGGAGCCAGATGTTGCGCAGTTTCGCACGCTGGCCGAAGGCGCGGAGGCGCTTGTCATGGACCTATCGGAAACGTCTCGGTCGCTTCTTCCCGAGTCGGTGGTGTCGGGCATCCCCATCTGGACTGATCTCCACGATTACGATGGCCACTCTGACTTTCACGAACCGTTCGTCCAGGCGGCGTCGCACCTCTTTATGAACGCCGAGGGGATGCCGGACCCTCTGCCCTTCATGCGCGTTCGGGTGAACGCGGGCGCCACCGTGGTGGTGTGCACGCTCGGTTCCGAGGGAGCTATGGCAGTAGACGCCGACGGACTCCATCGAGTGGATTCGGCGCCTGCCGAGATCCGCGACACGAACGGTGCCGGCGACGCATTCTTCGCAGGCTTTCTGCACGCAACCCTCTCGGGCGCATCTACGGATGAGGCACTCGCTTCGGCTGCCGCGCAGGCGGTAGTTGCGCTTGAGTCGAAGCACCTTCATCCCTGCGTTGAGGACGCGCTCGCGTAG
- a CDS encoding ABC transporter permease, which produces MTATVAEQRTPRSGWSKFVATYRIEAAMLGALVVLAVVLTIIEPRFLSSSNMQNILSQVMVLGIIAIGQTLVVLTGGIDLSVGGIAAVSIVVGGLVMPSAGVLVGVSVMLLVGLLAGLVNGILVAYVKLAPFIVTLGMMSITASLAYVLSDGRSIFNLPDAFAFFGKGNIAGVKFYVIVFVVLYIAAHIFLTRSKPGRFIYAIGSNPEAARLSGIRVSFYQVIPYAVTGLLCALAMTIESSRLGTIDPNTGSGFELTTIAAVVIGGASLMGGKGSVLGTLIGIFLIGVLQNGLNIIGVNAFWQGTALGTVIILAVVLDRLVRVRKR; this is translated from the coding sequence GTGACCGCGACCGTAGCCGAGCAGCGCACCCCGCGCTCGGGGTGGAGCAAGTTCGTAGCCACCTATCGCATTGAGGCAGCGATGTTGGGCGCGCTCGTTGTGCTCGCTGTTGTCTTGACGATCATTGAGCCGCGCTTCTTGTCATCGTCAAATATGCAGAACATCCTGTCGCAGGTCATGGTGTTGGGCATCATCGCTATCGGCCAAACGCTGGTGGTGCTCACGGGCGGCATTGACTTGTCGGTCGGTGGCATCGCTGCCGTTTCCATTGTGGTTGGCGGCTTGGTTATGCCAAGTGCCGGCGTTCTCGTAGGCGTGAGCGTCATGCTGCTCGTCGGGCTCTTGGCGGGGCTTGTCAACGGAATACTGGTCGCCTACGTCAAACTGGCGCCGTTCATCGTGACGCTCGGGATGATGTCAATCACGGCGTCGTTGGCCTACGTGCTCTCGGACGGCCGCTCGATCTTCAACTTGCCCGACGCCTTTGCATTCTTCGGCAAGGGCAACATTGCCGGAGTCAAGTTTTACGTGATCGTATTCGTCGTCCTCTATATCGCCGCGCACATCTTCCTCACCCGCAGCAAGCCAGGTCGCTTCATTTATGCGATCGGCTCGAACCCCGAGGCTGCCCGCCTCTCGGGCATCCGGGTTTCCTTTTATCAGGTGATCCCCTACGCCGTGACGGGGCTGTTGTGCGCTTTGGCTATGACCATCGAGTCGTCACGACTCGGCACCATCGACCCCAACACGGGTAGCGGTTTTGAGCTAACCACTATTGCGGCCGTTGTCATCGGTGGCGCTTCGCTCATGGGCGGCAAGGGCAGCGTTCTAGGCACCCTCATAGGAATCTTCCTCATTGGCGTTCTTCAGAACGGGCTCAACATCATCGGTGTCAACGCCTTCTGGCAGGGCACCGCACTGGGAACAGTGATCATCTTGGCGGTTGTCCTCGACCGACTGGTGCGCGTTCGCAAACGGTAA
- a CDS encoding SDR family NAD(P)-dependent oxidoreductase, which produces MDFPTERTVIITGAVSPRGIGRYTASYLAERGWNIGVIDVDHDSSVAVAEEIASTYGVKALGYGANVTDPESVDAAITSFEAGLPQIVALANIAGVSSPVPYLEVTPSEWSRVMSINLDGVHHVSQRVARILVANQIGRIVNISSVSAQRGGGTFSKTPYSASKAGVIGLTRSVARELGGFNITVNAISPGPIDTDIMGGTLSDARKDELTQDLLTSRIGTPRDIAAAIHFLIGEETGYITGQTLNVDGGLYLH; this is translated from the coding sequence ATGGATTTCCCCACCGAACGCACCGTGATCATTACCGGAGCAGTGTCCCCCCGTGGAATCGGTCGCTACACAGCGTCCTACCTCGCAGAACGCGGCTGGAACATCGGGGTCATCGATGTTGACCACGACAGCTCGGTCGCAGTGGCCGAAGAAATCGCATCCACCTACGGCGTCAAGGCCCTCGGCTATGGCGCAAACGTGACAGACCCTGAGTCCGTAGATGCCGCCATCACCTCCTTCGAAGCAGGTCTTCCGCAGATCGTGGCCCTCGCCAACATCGCGGGCGTCAGCTCCCCCGTTCCATACCTTGAGGTCACCCCTTCTGAGTGGTCGCGCGTGATGTCGATCAACCTCGATGGCGTGCACCACGTCTCGCAGCGTGTCGCGCGTATTTTGGTTGCCAACCAAATCGGTCGCATCGTCAACATCTCCTCTGTATCCGCCCAGCGCGGCGGCGGCACGTTCAGCAAGACTCCCTACTCGGCGTCGAAGGCCGGCGTTATTGGTCTCACTCGGTCGGTTGCTCGCGAACTCGGCGGGTTCAACATCACCGTCAACGCCATCTCCCCTGGCCCGATCGACACCGACATCATGGGCGGCACTCTTTCGGATGCTCGCAAAGACGAGCTCACTCAGGATCTGCTCACGAGCCGCATCGGTACGCCGCGTGATATCGCAGCAGCCATCCACTTCCTCATTGGCGAAGAGACGGGCTACATCACCGGCCAGACGCTCAACGTCGACGGCGGGCTTTACCTTCACTAA